One stretch of Pseudomonas fluorescens Q2-87 DNA includes these proteins:
- a CDS encoding TIGR01777 family oxidoreductase, whose protein sequence is MHILLTGGTGLIGRQLCRLWLEQGHRLTVWSRRPEEVGKICGASVRGVARLDEINEPVDAVINLAGAPIADRPWSHKRKMLLWSSRVTLTEVLLAWLERCEQKPQVLISGSAVGWYGDGGERELTEASGPVSEDFASQLCIAWEETAQRAEALGLRVVLVRTGLVLSAEGGFLSRLLLPFKLALGGRIGNGRQWMPWVHIDDQIALIDFLLHRFDASGPYNACAPNPVRNRDFAKALGRVLHRPAVVPMPELALKVALGEMSLLLLGGQRATPARLQAAGFTFRFTDLPAALDDLSSRF, encoded by the coding sequence ATGCACATATTGCTGACCGGCGGTACTGGTTTGATCGGACGTCAGCTCTGCCGCCTCTGGTTGGAGCAGGGACATCGCTTGACGGTCTGGAGTCGTCGACCCGAAGAAGTCGGGAAAATCTGTGGCGCGTCGGTGCGTGGCGTGGCCAGGCTCGACGAAATCAACGAGCCGGTGGACGCAGTGATCAACCTCGCGGGCGCACCGATTGCCGATCGGCCCTGGAGCCATAAACGCAAGATGTTGCTGTGGAGCAGTCGCGTCACCCTGACGGAAGTCTTGCTGGCGTGGCTGGAGCGTTGCGAGCAGAAACCGCAGGTGTTGATTTCCGGCTCCGCGGTGGGCTGGTACGGCGACGGTGGCGAGCGCGAGTTGACTGAAGCGTCGGGCCCGGTCAGCGAGGACTTCGCCAGCCAGCTGTGCATCGCCTGGGAAGAAACCGCACAGCGGGCCGAAGCCTTGGGCCTGCGCGTGGTGCTGGTTCGTACCGGCCTGGTCCTGTCCGCCGAGGGCGGCTTTTTGTCGCGGCTGCTATTGCCATTCAAACTGGCGCTGGGCGGGCGTATCGGTAATGGCAGGCAATGGATGCCGTGGGTACACATTGACGATCAAATCGCCTTGATTGATTTTCTTCTGCACCGCTTCGATGCCAGCGGTCCTTATAATGCCTGCGCGCCGAACCCGGTGCGCAACCGTGATTTTGCCAAGGCCCTGGGGCGCGTGTTGCATCGCCCGGCCGTGGTGCCGATGCCGGAGCTCGCGTTGAAAGTCGCGCTGGGGGAAATGTCGTTGTTGCTGCTGGGCGGCCAACGCGCCACGCCGGCCCGATTGCAGGCGGCGGGTTTTACATTCCGGTTCACCGATTTGCCTGCGGCCCTGGACGATCTGTCCAGCCGCTTCTGA
- a CDS encoding NAD(P)/FAD-dependent oxidoreductase → MTVPIAIIGTGIAGLSAAQALTEAGHVVQLFDKSHGSGGRMSSKRSDAGALDMGAQYFTARDRRFVTEVQRWQANGWAAEWNPQLYNFQGGQLSPSPDEQTRWVGTPRMSAITRALLGKLQVQFSCRITEVYRGQEHWHLQDAEGFTHGPFGQVVIATPAPQATALLAAVPKLAGVAAGVKMDPTWAVALAFEQPLDTPMEGCFVQDSPLDWLARNRSKPGRDSTLDTWVLHATSEWSRQHIDLPKEAVIEHLHGAFAELLHSAMPAPSFSVAHRWLYARPAGSHEWGALADADLGLYVCGDWCLSGRVEGAWLSGQDAARRLHASLQ, encoded by the coding sequence ATGACTGTACCCATCGCAATCATCGGCACCGGCATCGCCGGACTTTCAGCCGCCCAGGCCCTGACGGAGGCCGGGCATGTCGTTCAACTCTTCGATAAAAGCCACGGCAGCGGCGGACGCATGTCCAGCAAACGCAGCGACGCTGGGGCATTGGACATGGGCGCGCAATATTTTACCGCCCGCGACCGGCGCTTCGTCACGGAGGTCCAGCGCTGGCAAGCCAACGGCTGGGCCGCCGAATGGAACCCGCAGTTGTATAACTTCCAGGGCGGACAGCTGAGCCCTTCGCCTGACGAGCAGACCCGATGGGTCGGCACGCCGCGCATGAGCGCCATTACCCGTGCGTTGCTCGGCAAGTTGCAAGTGCAGTTTTCCTGCCGGATCACCGAGGTGTATCGCGGCCAGGAACACTGGCATCTGCAAGATGCCGAAGGCTTCACCCACGGCCCCTTCGGCCAAGTTGTGATCGCCACGCCCGCGCCCCAGGCCACCGCATTGCTGGCGGCTGTACCGAAGCTGGCCGGGGTGGCCGCCGGGGTAAAAATGGACCCGACCTGGGCGGTGGCCCTGGCGTTCGAACAACCGCTGGATACGCCCATGGAAGGCTGCTTCGTGCAAGACAGCCCCCTGGACTGGCTGGCCCGCAATCGCAGCAAACCGGGGCGCGACAGCACGCTCGACACCTGGGTGCTACACGCCACCAGCGAATGGAGCCGGCAACACATCGACCTGCCCAAGGAAGCGGTGATCGAGCACTTGCACGGCGCTTTCGCCGAACTGCTGCACAGCGCCATGCCCGCACCGAGCTTCAGCGTGGCCCATCGCTGGCTGTATGCCCGCCCCGCAGGCAGCCATGAATGGGGCGCGTTGGCCGACGCCGACCTGGGCCTGTACGTGTGCGGTGACTGGTGCCTGTCCGGCCGGGTCGAAGGCGCATGGCTCAGCGGCCAGGATGCCGCCCGTCGTTTGCACGCCAGCTTGCAATAA
- a CDS encoding YbgA family protein: MPSETVAKPKIAVSACLMGAEVRFNGGHKQSPLCSRTLVEYFDFAPVCPEVAIGLGIPREPIRLVGNPDHPEAVGTVNRDLNVTRPLADYGRRMADELDDICGYIFMQKSPSCGLERVKVYDHNSVPQDGGGRGIYAQAFCERHPDLPVEEDGRLNDPVLRENFLTRVFAYAAWQDLCRQGLTRRNLIQFHSRYKYLLMAHNPVQYKTLGNMLGNMGKADPNELGPRYFSALMAALKKCATRRTHTNVLQHLSGYLKRAIGAEDKQEVQHLIGQYRLGIVPLVVPLTLLKHHLRQHPDPYLAQQVYLQPHPENLSLRNAI; the protein is encoded by the coding sequence ATGCCCAGCGAAACCGTCGCCAAACCGAAAATCGCCGTCAGCGCCTGCCTGATGGGCGCTGAAGTTCGCTTCAACGGTGGGCACAAGCAATCGCCGCTGTGCAGCCGTACCCTGGTGGAATACTTCGATTTCGCGCCGGTATGTCCCGAAGTCGCCATCGGCCTGGGCATTCCTCGCGAACCTATCCGACTGGTAGGCAACCCCGATCACCCTGAAGCCGTCGGTACGGTGAACCGCGACCTCAACGTAACGCGACCGCTGGCTGATTACGGGCGCCGCATGGCCGACGAGCTGGACGATATCTGTGGCTACATTTTCATGCAGAAGTCACCGTCCTGCGGGCTGGAACGGGTCAAGGTCTACGACCATAACAGCGTGCCCCAGGACGGCGGCGGACGCGGTATCTATGCCCAGGCATTCTGCGAACGCCATCCCGACCTGCCGGTGGAGGAAGACGGTCGCCTCAACGACCCGGTGCTGAGAGAGAATTTTCTTACCCGGGTATTCGCCTATGCCGCTTGGCAGGATCTGTGCCGCCAGGGCCTGACCCGCCGCAACCTCATCCAATTCCACTCGCGCTACAAATACCTGTTGATGGCCCACAACCCGGTCCAATACAAGACCCTGGGTAATATGCTCGGCAACATGGGCAAGGCCGATCCCAATGAGCTGGGCCCGCGCTATTTCAGCGCACTGATGGCCGCCCTGAAAAAATGCGCCACGCGCCGCACTCACACCAATGTGCTGCAACACCTGAGCGGCTACCTCAAGCGCGCCATCGGCGCTGAAGACAAACAGGAAGTCCAGCATCTGATCGGCCAGTATCGCCTCGGCATCGTCCCGCTGGTGGTGCCGCTGACGCTGCTCAAGCATCACTTGCGCCAGCACCCCGATCCTTACCTGGCACAGCAGGTCTACCTGCAACCGCACCCGGAGAACCTCAGCTTGCGAAACGCCATTTGA
- a CDS encoding MerR family transcriptional regulator, translating to MKNEPDSSANEDLGADFAQALAQGWLPIREVARLTGVNAITLRAWERRYGLIVPRRTPKGHRLFNAEHVQRIQNILTWINRGMAVSKIKPLLDTPQPPAEPLENPWQRQRHALVLAVTELAERQIDDLINQAMALYPPRTVCEQLLLPLLDELQVRWQGQFGAQLERVFLYSWLRSKFGSRIYHNNRQLRGAPLLLINHSDMPLEPRLWLTAWLASSADCPVEVFDGPIPAGELALAVERLKARGVLLYSSNAINLSQLPKLLGGVDCPIIIAGPAASIHHARISTGVSMIDVSWAEDPLSAHRELSRRELL from the coding sequence ATGAAGAACGAACCCGATTCCAGCGCCAACGAAGACCTGGGAGCCGATTTTGCCCAGGCACTGGCGCAAGGCTGGCTGCCCATACGTGAAGTCGCCCGGTTGACCGGCGTCAACGCCATCACCCTGCGCGCTTGGGAACGGCGTTATGGCTTGATCGTGCCGCGCCGCACCCCCAAGGGCCATCGGCTGTTCAACGCCGAGCATGTGCAGCGGATCCAGAACATCCTCACCTGGATCAATCGCGGGATGGCCGTGAGCAAGATCAAGCCGCTGCTCGACACCCCGCAACCGCCAGCCGAGCCACTGGAAAACCCCTGGCAGCGCCAGCGCCACGCCTTGGTGCTGGCGGTGACGGAGTTGGCCGAGCGTCAGATCGATGACTTGATCAATCAGGCAATGGCGCTGTACCCGCCCAGGACCGTGTGCGAGCAATTGCTGCTGCCCTTGCTGGACGAGTTGCAGGTGCGCTGGCAAGGCCAGTTCGGGGCACAGCTGGAACGGGTCTTCTTGTATTCCTGGCTGCGCAGCAAGTTTGGCAGCCGGATCTACCACAACAACCGGCAACTGCGCGGTGCGCCATTGCTGTTGATCAACCATTCGGACATGCCCCTGGAACCGCGACTGTGGCTCACGGCCTGGCTGGCCAGCAGCGCCGATTGCCCGGTGGAAGTGTTCGACGGGCCGATACCGGCAGGTGAACTGGCCCTGGCGGTCGAACGGCTCAAGGCCCGGGGTGTCCTGCTGTACTCAAGCAACGCCATCAACCTGTCGCAACTGCCCAAGCTACTGGGAGGTGTCGACTGCCCGATCATCATCGCCGGCCCGGCCGCGTCGATCCACCACGCCCGGATATCCACAGGCGTTTCGATGATCGATGTGTCCTGGGCCGAAGACCCGCTATCGGCTCATCGTGAATTGAGCCGCAGAGAACTTCTTTAG
- the phrB gene encoding deoxyribodipyrimidine photo-lyase — protein MQLIWLRSDLRLRDNTALAAAAAQGPCVAVYLISPEQWRAHDDAPCKIDFWLRNLASLNVALQELNIALLIREAPHWRQAPQVLLTLCRELNISAVHVNEEYGHNESRRDAEVAQALKSQGVGFHSYLDQLLFKPGSVLTKTGNYFQVFSQFRKVCYSRLHYSLPSLVATPKRQAPTGLVSDPVPGQIKGFAPPSQALRDLWPAGETEARRRLDTFVDQHIDAYQSERDFPARPGTSQLSAYLAAGVVSPRQCLHAALQANQGEFESGCVGTVTWVNELLWREFYKHILVGYPRVSRHRAFRPETEALAWRKAPAELEAWKQARTGLPIIDAAMRQLLEAGWMHNRLRMVVAMFLTKNLLVDWREGERFFMQHLIDGDLAANNGGWQWSASTGTDSAPWFRIFNPLSQSEKFDREGLFIKRWLPELNDLEKQQVHSPNTQGGLFGALDYPAPIVDLGQSRARALAAFRNLPARQDVAAHETGD, from the coding sequence TTGCAACTGATCTGGCTGCGCAGCGACTTGCGCCTGCGCGACAACACCGCCCTGGCAGCAGCCGCAGCCCAGGGCCCCTGCGTGGCGGTGTACCTGATAAGCCCGGAGCAATGGCGCGCCCACGACGACGCACCCTGCAAGATCGACTTCTGGCTGCGCAACCTCGCGTCGCTGAACGTAGCCCTTCAGGAACTGAATATCGCGCTGCTGATCCGTGAGGCGCCGCATTGGCGCCAGGCGCCGCAAGTGTTGCTGACGCTGTGCCGCGAACTGAATATCAGCGCCGTTCATGTCAACGAAGAGTACGGCCACAATGAAAGCCGTCGTGACGCCGAAGTTGCCCAGGCGCTGAAGAGCCAAGGCGTGGGGTTCCACAGCTACCTCGACCAACTGCTGTTCAAACCCGGCAGTGTGCTGACCAAGACGGGCAATTATTTCCAGGTATTCAGCCAGTTCCGCAAGGTCTGCTACAGCCGCCTGCATTACTCGCTGCCAAGCCTGGTCGCCACACCGAAGCGACAGGCCCCCACTGGCCTGGTCAGCGATCCGGTGCCGGGGCAAATCAAAGGCTTCGCCCCGCCCAGCCAAGCGCTACGCGACCTCTGGCCCGCCGGCGAAACCGAAGCCCGGCGGCGCCTGGATACATTTGTCGACCAGCACATCGATGCCTACCAGAGCGAACGCGACTTTCCCGCCAGGCCCGGGACCAGCCAGCTCTCGGCCTATTTGGCGGCCGGCGTCGTCTCGCCGCGCCAGTGCCTGCATGCAGCGTTGCAAGCCAATCAGGGGGAATTCGAAAGCGGATGTGTCGGTACTGTGACCTGGGTCAATGAATTGCTCTGGCGCGAGTTCTATAAACATATCCTTGTGGGCTATCCGCGCGTGTCGCGCCACCGCGCCTTCCGTCCGGAAACCGAGGCACTGGCGTGGCGCAAGGCTCCCGCAGAGCTCGAGGCTTGGAAACAAGCGCGCACTGGCCTGCCGATTATCGACGCGGCCATGCGTCAGTTGTTGGAGGCCGGTTGGATGCATAACCGCTTGCGGATGGTGGTGGCGATGTTCCTGACCAAGAATCTGTTGGTCGATTGGCGTGAAGGCGAGCGCTTCTTCATGCAGCACCTGATCGACGGCGATTTGGCTGCCAACAATGGCGGATGGCAGTGGAGTGCTTCCACCGGCACAGACTCGGCGCCTTGGTTCCGGATATTCAACCCGCTGAGCCAGTCGGAGAAATTTGACCGCGAGGGCCTGTTCATCAAACGCTGGCTACCTGAACTGAACGACCTGGAGAAGCAGCAGGTCCATAGCCCAAATACCCAGGGCGGCTTGTTCGGTGCCTTGGACTATCCTGCGCCGATTGTCGATCTCGGCCAGTCAAGGGCGCGCGCGCTGGCAGCGTTCAGAAACCTGCCGGCGCGGCAGGACGTAGCCGCACACGAGACGGGCGATTAG
- a CDS encoding SDR family NAD(P)-dependent oxidoreductase: MGLELPRRYWLTGVGNGIGASLAEAILKTGAHLAVSTRSIQACEALSARYPGQVLAVPGDLTDSQTVREIGEQIARLWGSLDEVILNAGTTEYTDENHAGHTMIEHIVRSNLLAASFCIEVAKPLLRAGSKPHLVGIASPATYLPPSRAEATGGGMHHLFASTRLELAAEGIDVTLVHPGFDSPPSGADDCLSAPVHWSAAEAAQHVLGRLAERPPEMALPIASVAVLWPLPSSAETPSTYVDSCQANKGYSIKGQP, translated from the coding sequence ATGGGTCTAGAACTGCCACGACGCTATTGGCTCACCGGCGTCGGCAATGGAATCGGCGCTTCCTTGGCCGAAGCGATACTCAAGACCGGCGCGCACCTGGCCGTCAGTACCCGCTCGATCCAAGCGTGCGAAGCCCTTTCGGCCCGTTATCCGGGACAAGTGCTGGCGGTGCCCGGAGATCTGACCGACAGCCAGACCGTACGTGAAATCGGCGAGCAGATTGCCCGGCTGTGGGGTTCCCTGGACGAGGTCATCCTCAACGCCGGAACAACGGAATACACCGACGAGAACCATGCGGGCCACACGATGATCGAGCATATCGTGCGCAGCAACCTACTGGCCGCCAGCTTCTGCATCGAAGTGGCCAAGCCCTTGTTGCGTGCCGGGAGCAAACCTCATCTGGTGGGCATTGCCAGCCCGGCAACTTACCTGCCGCCGTCCCGAGCCGAAGCGACTGGCGGCGGCATGCACCATCTGTTCGCATCGACCCGCCTGGAACTGGCCGCCGAGGGCATCGATGTCACGCTGGTACACCCGGGTTTCGATAGCCCACCGTCGGGCGCCGATGATTGTCTATCCGCGCCGGTTCACTGGTCGGCGGCCGAAGCGGCGCAGCATGTCCTGGGCCGCCTCGCCGAGCGCCCGCCAGAAATGGCACTCCCCATCGCATCCGTAGCCGTGCTCTGGCCCTTGCCTTCGTCGGCCGAAACCCCATCAACGTACGTCGACTCATGCCAGGCAAATAAGGGTTATTCGATCAAGGGACAACCCTGA
- a CDS encoding YkgJ family cysteine cluster protein produces the protein MKTIPLHEIVTPAVTCSTCAACCCQLEVMLITDTGVPERFIDTDDWGGEVMLRLDDGWCAALDRDSMLCTIYEKRPLICREFEMGAPECIEERRGIATAYR, from the coding sequence ATGAAAACCATCCCCCTCCATGAAATCGTCACGCCAGCTGTCACCTGCTCGACATGCGCGGCGTGCTGTTGCCAGCTGGAAGTGATGCTGATCACCGACACCGGCGTACCGGAGCGTTTCATCGACACGGATGATTGGGGTGGGGAAGTCATGCTCCGGCTGGACGATGGCTGGTGCGCGGCGCTGGACCGCGACAGCATGCTCTGCACCATCTACGAAAAACGCCCGCTGATCTGCCGGGAATTCGAAATGGGTGCGCCGGAATGCATTGAAGAACGCCGGGGAATTGCGACGGCGTATCGGTAG
- a CDS encoding acyloxyacyl hydrolase, translating into MKRLFCFAALAAALLGHTYTAQAAGVEFGVGQTSDSTMTYRLGMQFDWDKSWWQTDVGRLTGYWSGAYTYWEGDETSSNHSLSFSPVFVYEFSGQNVKPYVEAGVGVALFANTEVESNKLGTAFQFEDRIGFGLRFNGGHEVGIRATHYSNAGIKSTNDGVESYALHYTMPL; encoded by the coding sequence ATGAAGCGCTTATTCTGCTTTGCCGCGCTTGCGGCTGCGTTGCTGGGGCACACTTATACTGCGCAGGCAGCGGGTGTGGAGTTTGGGGTGGGCCAGACCAGCGATTCGACGATGACTTATCGCCTGGGCATGCAGTTCGATTGGGACAAAAGTTGGTGGCAGACCGACGTCGGTCGTCTGACCGGCTACTGGAGCGGCGCGTACACCTATTGGGAGGGGGACGAAACCTCCAGCAACCACAGCTTGTCGTTCTCGCCTGTGTTTGTGTATGAATTTTCCGGTCAGAATGTAAAACCTTACGTTGAAGCTGGTGTTGGCGTGGCGTTGTTTGCCAATACCGAAGTGGAATCCAACAAGTTGGGTACGGCGTTCCAGTTCGAAGACCGCATCGGTTTCGGCCTGCGCTTCAACGGCGGCCATGAAGTGGGTATTCGCGCGACTCACTACTCCAACGCCGGCATCAAGTCGACCAACGACGGTGTGGAAAGCTACGCGCTGCACTACACAATGCCGTTGTAA
- the murI gene encoding glutamate racemase — translation MSEAPVGVFDSGVGGLSVLGEIRQLMPNESLLYVADCGHIPYGEKTPDYIRQRCAVIADFFQRQGAKALVVACNTATVAGVADLRRDYPHWPIVGMEPAVKPAAAATRSGIVGVLATTGTLQSAKFAALLDRFATDVRVITQPCPGLVELIEAGDLHSPALHHLLQGYVEPLLAAGCDTLILGCTHYPFLKPLLKDMIPAHISLIDTGAAVARQLQRLLAERALLAGGPARDTQFWSSADPIHFGKILPTLWHSSGVVRSFGL, via the coding sequence ATGAGTGAAGCCCCGGTCGGCGTGTTCGATTCAGGTGTCGGCGGGCTGTCGGTGCTCGGGGAGATCCGCCAACTGATGCCCAACGAGTCGCTGCTCTACGTTGCCGACTGTGGGCATATTCCTTATGGCGAGAAAACCCCGGATTACATCCGCCAGCGCTGCGCGGTCATCGCCGACTTTTTCCAGCGCCAAGGGGCGAAGGCCTTGGTGGTCGCTTGCAATACGGCGACGGTGGCCGGGGTCGCCGATCTGCGGCGTGATTACCCCCACTGGCCCATCGTCGGCATGGAACCGGCGGTCAAGCCCGCCGCCGCCGCCACCCGTAGCGGTATTGTCGGTGTGCTGGCCACTACCGGTACGTTGCAGAGCGCCAAGTTCGCTGCTTTGCTCGATCGATTCGCTACTGATGTGCGAGTGATCACTCAGCCGTGTCCGGGACTTGTGGAGTTGATCGAGGCGGGTGACCTGCACAGCCCGGCCTTGCATCATTTGCTGCAAGGCTACGTCGAGCCCTTGCTGGCTGCCGGCTGCGACACGCTGATCCTGGGCTGCACGCATTACCCCTTCCTCAAGCCGCTGCTCAAGGACATGATCCCGGCGCACATCAGCCTGATCGACACTGGGGCCGCCGTGGCGCGGCAACTGCAACGCCTGTTGGCCGAGCGGGCGCTGTTGGCTGGCGGCCCCGCCCGCGATACGCAGTTCTGGAGTAGCGCTGACCCGATACATTTCGGAAAAATCCTACCGACGCTATGGCATTCTTCCGGCGTTGTGCGAAGCTTTGGTCTGTAA
- a CDS encoding molybdopterin-synthase adenylyltransferase MoeB, with translation MLNDQELLRYSRQILLQHVDIDGQLRLKRSRVLIVGLGGLGAPVALYLAAAGVGELHLADFDTVDLTNLQRQIIHDTDSVGLSKVDSAMRRLTAINPDIRLVPHPTAMDEDSLAAVVATVDVVLDCSDNFSTREAVNAACVMAGKPLVSGAAIRLEGQLSVFDPRRAESPCYHCLYGHGSDAELTCSEAGVLGPLVGLVGSLQALEALKLLVGFGEPLVGRLLLIDALGTRFRELRVKRDPGCSVCGRPHE, from the coding sequence GTGCTGAACGATCAGGAGCTGTTGCGCTATAGCCGGCAGATTCTGTTGCAGCACGTCGACATCGACGGCCAATTGCGCCTCAAGCGAAGCCGTGTATTGATTGTCGGCCTCGGCGGTCTCGGCGCCCCGGTGGCGTTGTACCTGGCCGCCGCCGGCGTTGGCGAACTGCACCTGGCGGACTTCGACACGGTCGACCTGACCAACCTGCAACGCCAGATCATCCACGACACCGACAGCGTCGGCCTGAGCAAGGTCGATTCGGCGATGCGGCGCCTGACGGCGATCAATCCCGACATTCGTTTGGTTCCCCACCCGACGGCCATGGACGAAGACAGCCTGGCTGCCGTGGTCGCGACGGTGGACGTGGTGCTGGACTGTTCCGACAATTTCTCGACCCGCGAAGCGGTGAACGCGGCGTGTGTCATGGCCGGCAAACCGCTGGTCAGCGGTGCGGCGATTCGCCTGGAAGGGCAGTTGTCGGTGTTCGATCCGCGCCGCGCCGAAAGCCCTTGCTACCACTGTCTCTACGGCCATGGCAGCGACGCCGAGCTGACGTGCAGCGAAGCCGGCGTGCTCGGGCCGTTGGTGGGGTTGGTGGGCAGCCTGCAGGCCCTCGAAGCCTTGAAGCTGTTGGTCGGTTTTGGTGAGCCGCTGGTGGGGCGCCTGTTGTTGATCGACGCCCTGGGCACACGGTTCCGTGAGCTGCGGGTCAAGCGCGATCCGGGTTGCAGCGTCTGTGGTCGCCCACATGAGTGA
- the prmC gene encoding peptide chain release factor N(5)-glutamine methyltransferase: protein MTIIASLLRAAELPDSPTPRLDAELLLAAALGKSRSFLHTWPERIVPSEAALLFSESLRRRRSGEPVAYILGQQGFWKLDLEVAPHTLIPRPDTELLVETALALLPATPARVLDLGTGSGAIALALASERPAWKVTAVDRVLEAVALAERNRQRLDLRNVTVLSSHWFSALEGERFELIISNPPYIAATDPHLAEGDVRFEPASALVAGQDGLDDLRQIIAQAPAHLEPGGWLMLEHGYDQAEAVRDQLQTQGFAEVHSRKDLGGHERISLGCLPC from the coding sequence ATGACCATCATCGCCAGTCTGTTACGCGCCGCCGAGCTTCCCGATTCGCCCACGCCACGGCTGGATGCCGAGTTGCTGCTGGCGGCTGCGCTGGGCAAGTCCCGCAGTTTCCTGCATACCTGGCCCGAGCGGATTGTGCCGAGCGAGGCGGCGCTGCTGTTCTCCGAATCCCTGCGTCGCCGCCGCTCCGGCGAGCCGGTGGCCTATATCCTCGGGCAGCAGGGCTTCTGGAAACTCGACCTGGAAGTCGCGCCCCATACGCTGATCCCGCGTCCCGATACTGAGCTGTTGGTTGAAACCGCACTGGCCTTGTTGCCCGCCACGCCGGCCAGAGTTCTCGACCTAGGCACCGGCAGCGGTGCGATTGCCTTGGCATTGGCCAGCGAACGCCCGGCCTGGAAGGTCACGGCGGTCGACCGTGTGCTGGAAGCGGTGGCCTTGGCCGAACGCAATCGCCAGCGCCTGGACCTGCGCAACGTCACGGTGCTGAGCAGCCACTGGTTCAGCGCGCTGGAGGGCGAGCGTTTCGAGCTGATCATCAGCAACCCACCCTACATTGCCGCAACCGATCCGCACCTGGCTGAAGGCGATGTGCGTTTCGAACCGGCCAGTGCCCTGGTTGCCGGCCAGGATGGGCTCGATGACCTGCGCCAGATCATTGCCCAGGCACCGGCTCACCTCGAGCCGGGCGGATGGCTGATGCTCGAGCATGGATACGATCAGGCCGAGGCGGTGCGTGACCAGCTGCAAACCCAGGGTTTTGCCGAAGTCCACAGTCGCAAGGATCTTGGCGGCCATGAGCGGATCAGCCTGGGGTGCCTGCCGTGCTGA
- the prfA gene encoding peptide chain release factor 1 — MKASLLNKLDILQDRFEELTALLGDGEVISDQNKFRTYSKEYAEVEPIVAAYKQLLKVQDDLEGAQALLKDSDPDMREMAVEEVREAKEQLVELESSLQRMLLPKDPNDGRNVFLEIRAGTGGDEAAIFSGDLFRMYSRYAERRGWRVEILSENEGEHGGYKEVIARVEGDNVYGKLKFESGAHRVQRVPATESQGRIHTSACTVAVLPEPDEQEAIEINPADLRVDTYRSSGAGGQHVNKTDSAIRITHLPSGIVVECQEERSQHKNRARAMAWLSAKLNDQQTSAAANAIASERKLLVGSGDRSERIRTYNFAQGRVTDHRVNLTLYSLDEILAGGVDAVIEPLLAEYQADQLAAIGE; from the coding sequence ATGAAAGCGTCACTGCTCAATAAACTGGACATTCTCCAGGACCGTTTCGAAGAACTGACCGCGTTACTGGGCGATGGCGAAGTCATTAGCGACCAGAATAAATTCCGCACGTATTCCAAGGAGTACGCGGAAGTCGAGCCGATTGTCGCCGCGTATAAACAGCTGCTCAAAGTGCAGGACGACCTCGAAGGTGCCCAGGCGCTGCTCAAGGACAGCGATCCGGACATGCGCGAAATGGCCGTGGAGGAAGTCCGCGAAGCCAAGGAGCAATTGGTTGAACTGGAAAGCAGCCTGCAGCGCATGCTCCTGCCCAAGGACCCGAACGACGGGCGCAACGTGTTCCTCGAAATCCGCGCTGGCACCGGCGGCGACGAGGCGGCGATTTTCTCCGGCGACCTGTTCCGCATGTATTCGCGTTACGCCGAGCGTCGCGGCTGGCGGGTGGAGATCCTGTCGGAGAACGAAGGCGAGCACGGCGGCTATAAAGAAGTCATTGCCCGGGTCGAGGGCGACAATGTCTACGGCAAGCTGAAATTCGAATCCGGCGCCCACCGCGTTCAGCGTGTGCCGGCCACCGAATCCCAGGGTCGTATCCACACCTCGGCCTGCACCGTGGCGGTATTGCCCGAGCCGGACGAACAGGAAGCCATCGAGATCAACCCGGCGGACCTGCGGGTTGACACCTACCGTTCCTCCGGCGCCGGCGGCCAGCACGTCAACAAGACCGACTCGGCCATCCGCATCACTCACTTGCCTTCGGGCATCGTGGTGGAGTGCCAGGAAGAACGCTCCCAGCACAAGAACCGCGCGCGGGCCATGGCCTGGCTGTCGGCCAAGCTCAATGACCAGCAGACCAGCGCCGCCGCCAACGCCATTGCCAGCGAGCGCAAATTGCTGGTGGGCTCGGGCGACCGCTCCGAACGAATCCGTACCTACAACTTCGCCCAAGGGCGAGTCACCGACCACCGCGTCAACCTGACCCTGTATTCCCTCGACGAAATTCTCGCCGGGGGGGTCGATGCGGTCATCGAGCCGCTGCTGGCCGAATACCAGGCCGACCAGTTGGCTGCGATTGGCGAGTAA